One segment of Mycolicibacterium sp. YH-1 DNA contains the following:
- the eccCb gene encoding type VII secretion protein EccCb, with protein MSIEPEQRVLREVVLEQLNIGEMRAYAMWLPPLTDPTPVNELVERDDRRQPLRFGLGIMDEPRRHRQEVWGVDVSAAGGNIAIGGAPQTGKSTFLQTMILSAAATHTPRQVQFYCIDLGGGGLMYLEDLPHVGGVATRSEPDRVNRMVAEMKAVLRAREAMFKEHRVGSIATYRQLRDDPNHPASADPFGDVFLVIDGWPAFTAEFPDLEAVVQDLAGQGLAFGVHTVISTPRWTELKARVRDYLGTKLEFRLGDVNETQIDRITREIPANRPGRAVSVEKHHLMIGVPRLDGVHSATDMVPAITAAVEHIAARHTDQAPQVRVLPERIHLHELDPHPPGPESDYRTRWTIPIGLRESDLSVAYNPMHTTPHLLIFGAPKSGKTTIAHAVASAICARNSPSQVRFMLADYRSGLLDAVPQSHLLAAGAINRNNTTLEESIKALATNLKKRLPPPDLTTSQLRARSWWTGPDVVLLVDDWHMIVGAAGMVPPMTPLAPLLPAAADIGLHIVVTCQMSQAHRATMDKFVGAAYGAGSPTMFLSGQKAEFPSSEVKLQHRPPGQAFLVSPEGKEVIQAAYIDPPEEEVFAAPPESR; from the coding sequence ATGAGCATCGAGCCCGAACAGCGCGTCCTGCGCGAGGTGGTCCTCGAACAGCTGAACATCGGCGAGATGCGGGCCTACGCAATGTGGTTGCCCCCGTTGACCGATCCGACGCCCGTAAACGAACTGGTCGAGCGTGACGACAGGCGTCAGCCGCTGCGCTTCGGCCTGGGCATCATGGACGAACCCCGCAGGCACCGCCAGGAGGTGTGGGGCGTCGACGTGTCCGCCGCGGGCGGGAACATCGCCATCGGCGGCGCGCCCCAGACCGGGAAGTCGACCTTCCTGCAGACGATGATCCTGTCGGCCGCCGCGACACACACCCCGCGGCAGGTGCAGTTCTACTGCATCGACCTCGGTGGCGGCGGCCTGATGTACCTCGAGGACCTGCCACACGTCGGCGGCGTCGCCACACGTTCCGAACCAGACCGCGTGAATCGCATGGTGGCGGAGATGAAGGCCGTTCTACGTGCCCGCGAGGCGATGTTCAAGGAGCACCGCGTGGGCTCAATCGCGACGTACCGCCAATTGCGGGACGATCCGAACCATCCGGCGTCTGCCGACCCGTTCGGCGATGTGTTCCTGGTGATCGACGGCTGGCCGGCGTTCACCGCGGAGTTCCCGGACCTGGAGGCGGTGGTGCAGGACTTGGCCGGCCAGGGGTTGGCGTTCGGTGTGCACACCGTGATCTCGACGCCGCGCTGGACCGAGCTGAAGGCGCGTGTGCGTGATTACCTGGGCACCAAGCTGGAGTTCCGACTCGGTGACGTCAATGAGACGCAGATCGACCGGATCACCCGCGAGATCCCGGCGAACCGGCCGGGTCGTGCGGTGTCCGTGGAGAAGCACCATCTAATGATCGGCGTGCCGCGGCTCGACGGCGTGCACAGCGCGACCGACATGGTTCCGGCGATCACGGCGGCGGTCGAGCACATCGCCGCTCGCCACACCGACCAGGCACCGCAGGTCAGGGTGCTGCCCGAGCGGATCCATCTGCATGAGCTGGATCCGCACCCGCCCGGGCCAGAGTCGGACTACCGCACCAGGTGGACGATCCCGATCGGGCTGCGCGAGTCGGACCTTTCGGTGGCCTACAACCCGATGCACACGACTCCGCACCTGCTGATCTTCGGTGCGCCCAAGTCGGGCAAGACGACCATCGCGCATGCCGTCGCTTCGGCGATCTGCGCGAGGAACAGTCCGTCGCAGGTGCGCTTCATGTTGGCCGACTACCGATCGGGTCTGCTCGATGCCGTCCCGCAGAGCCATCTACTTGCTGCCGGTGCGATCAACCGCAACAACACCACGTTGGAGGAGTCGATCAAGGCGCTGGCGACCAACCTGAAGAAGCGGCTGCCGCCGCCTGACCTGACCACATCGCAGCTGCGGGCCAGGTCCTGGTGGACCGGACCCGACGTGGTCCTGCTGGTCGACGACTGGCACATGATCGTCGGCGCGGCGGGCATGGTCCCGCCCATGACGCCGTTGGCTCCGCTGCTGCCGGCGGCCGCTGACATCGGTCTGCACATCGTCGTGACGTGTCAGATGAGCCAGGCGCATCGCGCCACGATGGACAAGTTCGTGGGCGCCGCGTACGGCGCCGGGTCCCCGACGATGTTCCTCTCCGGACAGAAGGCTGAGTTCCCCTCTAGCGAGGTCAAACTGCAGCATAGGCCGCCTGGCCAGGCCTTTCTCGTCTCACCGGAGGGCAAGGAGGTCATTCAGGCGGCCTACATCGATCCCCCCGAAGAAGAAGTG